A single genomic interval of Pan paniscus chromosome 18, NHGRI_mPanPan1-v2.0_pri, whole genome shotgun sequence harbors:
- the LOC129394167 gene encoding nuclear pore complex-interacting protein family member A9-like — protein sequence MDMVDPRMYCREPGGPTTVDRKKRVSSFLGIKIVLEAIFTLWRQVKTKVPAKIHKMKVITKVNRHDKINGKRKTTKEHLRKLSTKGREHAEKERQLSEAEENGKLDMKEIQTYKELFERVQALRRRAEDYYKCKIPPSARKPLCNWVRMAAAEHRHSSGLPHWPYLTAETLKTRMCRQPPPPPQQRSIKDNSLSLKTPPECPLPPLPPSADYNLKTPPECLITPLPP from the exons ATGGACATGGTGGATCCACGGATGTACTGCAGAGAGCCAGGAGGTCCAACCACCGTAGACAGGAAG aaaagagtttcttcctttctagGAATTAAAATTGTCCTGGAAGCCATCTTTACTTTATGGAGACAGGTGAAAACCAAAGTTCCAGCTAAAATCCATAAGATGAAGGTGATAACAAAAGTCAACCGTCAtgacaaaatcaatggaaagaggaagaccACCAAAGaaca TCTGAGGAAACTAAGTACGAAAGGACGTGAGCATGCAGAAAAGGAGAGGCAGCtatcagaggcagaggaaaatgggaaattggatatgaaagaaatacaaaccTACAA GGAACTGTTTGAACGTGTGCAAGCGTTGCGGCGGCGGGCAGAGGACTACTACAAATGCAAA ATCCCCCCTTCTGCAAGAAAGCCTCTTTGCAACTGG GTCAGAATGGCGGCAGCGGAGCATCGTCATTCTTCAGGATTGCCCCACTGGCCCTACCTCacagctgaaactttaaaaaccaGGATGTGCCGccagccacctcctccacctcaaCAACGTTCTATAAAGGataactccctgagcctcaagacACCTCCCGAGTGTCCGCtccctccccttccaccctcagcGGATTATAATCTCAAGACACCTCCCGAGTGTCTCATAACTCCGCTTCCACCCTGA